The genome window CGACAACGAATTGCCGCTTGCCCTTCCAAATGCCGAGCTTAACCACCATCGCTGACGGAGCCTCAGCTCCTTTGATCTCCTTCAGTTGTGCATACACCGCTTTATCCGGCGCATAGGCTGCCCACTGATCGCCACCGACGTCGATCGTCATCGGCCGCAGCTTCAACACCATTGCGTTCACTTGATACAGGTGCCCGACATACGGCCCCAACTCTGCATCTGCTACATCGACTAGAAAAGCACCGTCGTCTAGCTGGAGATCCATCGTCGGCAAATAGCCGAGGGGCATCTCAAAGTCCAAAGCATCATCCCCCGCACTCGGGGTTTCTAATTCAACAAACTCGCCGGCCACTCCACTTCCCACAGAAAACCGTGCAGCAACAGGAAAATGATCCGTGACACCGCCACCCGTCTCGCCGGCGAAATTCCATTCTAGGGGACGCCCTAAAGGATCGGCATTCAGACCTGGAACCATCAACACTTCAAAACTGCCATCGACATAACGAACGCCCGATTGATCATAAAGGCCGCGCGTGATGAGCAGATGCATCAGCGTCCCACGATTCCCCTTCCAAACTTCAGAATAGCGCTGCTCTGGCGGCAATTCAAACCAAAGGTTATACAGATCCACGCCACCGAGCTCGCGAATGGCCAACTCATCACCTTGTGAGCCGAGCACGTCATTGATACCAGTCGTGACATCTGGATATAGAATCGAGTGATTGTAATGCGAGTTGAGGTCGCCGCCGATAATGATATCCGCCATCGGGTCAGCTGCGAGGCGTGCGTCGACTAAGCCGCGAAGCACGGTCGCATTTTGAGCGCGGATCGGCTCACGAGTCGGGCTGGAAGCACCTGACTTCCAGTGATTGACATACACGGTGAGCGGGTGCCCCTCGACATCGAGCGTCACCTCAAAAATATCACGTGCCTGCTCCAGCTCATGGAGCTGAACCTCCTGAATCGGAAAACGTGAAAAGACCGCGTTGGTGTGTGCAATGCCAACATCTTGCGCCTTCGCGGGAGCGACGACGACTGAATAGTCAACGAGTCCCGCATCGCTCAACACCTTCAACAACCACGCTTGCGCAGGCAATCCTGCATACTCAGGCTGCCAACCCGTCGTCAGCATTTGCTCAACAGTCGTCTCACGGTGTTGTTCGAGGAATACATTGAGATCTGCCACGCCGCTCTCCGGCGTGAAGTCTGCTTCCAACTCTTGAAAAAGAATTACCTCGGGACCAGCACCTGCGTTGACTGTCTTCAGAACCGCAGCCGTATTTTGCAGCTTCGTAAGCAACTTAAGCCGCCCGTAGGTAAATGGATCGTCGGGTTCGTCTTGCGTGTAGTCCTTATAAATAGCGATCCCATCGACATCGAATAGGTTCTCTACATTGTAAGCGACCACAGTGAATTCACGCTCCGAAGCAGAACATCCACAGAGCCCGCATACAATAATGGCTAGAAACACTCGAACAGACGCAGGAAATTGATTCATAAGCGTAAA of Lentimonas sp. CC4 contains these proteins:
- a CDS encoding endonuclease/exonuclease/phosphatase family protein — translated: MNQFPASVRVFLAIIVCGLCGCSASEREFTVVAYNVENLFDVDGIAIYKDYTQDEPDDPFTYGRLKLLTKLQNTAAVLKTVNAGAGPEVILFQELEADFTPESGVADLNVFLEQHRETTVEQMLTTGWQPEYAGLPAQAWLLKVLSDAGLVDYSVVVAPAKAQDVGIAHTNAVFSRFPIQEVQLHELEQARDIFEVTLDVEGHPLTVYVNHWKSGASSPTREPIRAQNATVLRGLVDARLAADPMADIIIGGDLNSHYNHSILYPDVTTGINDVLGSQGDELAIRELGGVDLYNLWFELPPEQRYSEVWKGNRGTLMHLLITRGLYDQSGVRYVDGSFEVLMVPGLNADPLGRPLEWNFAGETGGGVTDHFPVAARFSVGSGVAGEFVELETPSAGDDALDFEMPLGYLPTMDLQLDDGAFLVDVADAELGPYVGHLYQVNAMVLKLRPMTIDVGGDQWAAYAPDKAVYAQLKEIKGAEAPSAMVVKLGIWKGKRQFVVEGLK